TCCAATTGGAGCCGACCAATGTTGCCTTTACCATATGTTTAATGCTGTCTGTAACAATTTGATGCACTTTTTCTGGAATCCAGCTATTTATTTTGTTTTGCGCCTGTTTAGACAATTTATTAAACACCCCAGACCGTTTCATTACTTTTAATCGCCAAGCCTGGACCTCTTCATATGCTTTCATTTCATAATCTTTCATTATTAAATCATCCTCTGGCATTATTATATATAGTTATACGATATGCAGGAGGAAATAGTTCCATTTATCATAATCGTTCTCTACGGTTAATAAAGGTATAACCACATGGGCTCTGAATCCAAATAACTCTATTAAACAAAAATACGGCTAAGCCACTTTGACTTAACCGTATCGATTATTTAAAAGTATTACACTATTTGCGCCTTATACTCCATGGAGTGCCTAGCTTTGGTAATGCCCAGCGATCAACACCATACCAACCAGCAACCTTCCACGCTAAAACCAATAACATTGCAATTAGGAGCATTACTGGATTTGAGCTAACTGTACCTGCAAGTAAAAATGAAATATTCATAAGTGCACCAAAGAACGCAGCAATTCCTGTTAAGAAACCGACAATTAATCCAATTCCCACTAAAAATTCTCCCCAAGCTACGACGTAAGAAAAAATGTTCGCATTCGGAATGATAACAGACTCGAGGAACCAAGCATACCACCCCGCTACTCCACCTTCTTCAGCAAGTGACATTACACCTGTCATATAGCCTTCAAGTGCAACACCTGCATTGGATCCTGTCCAAGCATCGTCCGTGACTTTGCCAAATCCTGAAGCAACCCATGTGTAGCCAATATAAACACGTAATATCAGCCAAATCCAAGCGGACTTTGTATTGGAAAACATCCACCTGGATAATGGATTTTCTTCAATAAATACTTCTTTACCATACTTAGAATCTCGAAGTTCGACCATTTCATCCCCTCCTAAATTATTTGTCTTACTATTCATATAATATCCCCATTTTTCGACAAATGAAACATAATAACCAACTACTAACGAAAACTTTACGCTTGTCTTATTATTTAAAAATAACGTTTAACTACCATATGATACATTTGTACAAAAGCTGCAAAATAGCTGACATCTATTAAGAAGATTGCATATACTAATCGATACAATTCTATTTCACACGGAAGCAAGAGCATTTTTAAAAATACAACTTCGAGGAAATAAAATTGAAGCCTGAGTCTTTTTTAATTATACTAAATGAGAGTGAAAGGAGATTTTACAATGGGACAAATAAACCTAGAATCAAAAGCTTTTTCTATCTTAAAGGATAAAATTGAATTAATACGATCTGAAGATCGAGCTATATATTTAGTAGGACCCATCCAGCTTCCAGTGAATTTATATGGAGAAACAGTTGTGTTTCAGTGGTACTGCTGGCTGAATTGCGAGGATGTTACGGAGGATTACCAAAAGATAATAGATAAACTATCCACCGTAAACCTAGCAGAATTCCAACAATCCAGCGTCCTTGTTTATGGGGATTTTAAGCATGCAGACGACGCGTTAATCCGCATGCACTCCATTTGCCACACAGGTGATATTTTTGGCAGTAAGCGCTGTGATTGCGGCTTCCAATTAAAAGAATCCATGAAAAAAATTAAAGAGCACGGAACTGGGGCGTTATTCTATTTAGCGAACCATGAAGGCAGAGGTATTGGTCTATTTAGCAAAGCAATGGCTTATGTGCTTCAGGAAAATGGCTATGATACGGTAGAGGCAAATGAACAGCTTGGATTCGTGAATGATTCAAGAAACTATGATGACGCTATTCGTGTACTAAAAACTTTACGCACAAAACCAGTAACGTTAATTACAAATAATCCATTAAAGCTAGAAGCATTGGAAAACGCTGGAATGCATGTGTCTGGACGTACACCGCTTTGGGGAGATGTTTCGGAGTACAATGAAAAATACTTGCAAACGAAGATTACAAAATCCGGTCATCTCAAAGAAGAAAGGACTTGCTTGAATGACTAGCGATGCATTTTATATGGACCTCGCTTTAAAAAATGCCCAAGCCATGAAAGGACAAACCGACCCAAATCCCCTTGTCGGTTCTGTCATCGTTAATGATAATCGTATCGTTGGTGTTGGTGCACATCTTAAAGCAGGCGAAGCCCACGCTGAGATAAACGCTTTGCGAATGGCCGGTGATAAGGCAAAGGGTGGTACTATTTATGTAACTCTTGAACCTTGTTCCCACCATGGTAGAACAGGTCCATGTGCGGTCGCAATCGCAGAAGCCGGTATTAAAAAGGTTGTCATTGCGACACTCGATCCAAATCCGATTGTTGCTGGCAATGGTGTAAAAATATTAGAAGATGCAGGAATCGAAGTGGTTACCGGTGTAATGGAAGACGAAGCACGTAAGATGAATGAGGTTTTCAATAAATACATTGTGACAAAAAAACCATTTGTCACATTAAAAGCCGGAATTACCTTGGATGGAAAAGTAGCTTCCCATACATTCAGCAGCAAATGGATAACATCTGAGGAATCAAGACAGGATGTTCATCAGCTGCGAAGCGAAAATATGGCTATCCTTGTTGGTATTAATACCGTGCTTAAGGATGACCCTGCACTGACGGCACGGATTCAAAATGGCAGAAATCCCATTCGTGTCATAATGGATTCCAACTTAAGAATTCCTCTGGAAGCTCAGGTTATTACGGACAAAAAAGCAGAAACTATTATTTTTACTAGCCAGAGCTATGACAAAGTGAAACGGAGGATGTTGGAGGATTTAAATATAATTGTTGCAGAAACAAGTGACGCCGAACATGTAAATCCACTTGAGGTTGTATCAGCGCTAGGTGAAAAAGGAATCTCCTCTCTATTTATTGAAGGCGGAGGCAATATAAATGCCACGTTTCTGGAGAATAAGCTTGTCGACAAAGTAATCCTCTATTTTGCACCGAAGTTAATTGGCGGTAAAAATGCACCTACCTTTTTAGAAGGTGCAGGAATCGATCAAATGACCGATGCCATTGACTTAATCGATACAGACATCCAACGGATTGGACAGGATTTCAAATTTATCGGTTACCCGAACTACGATAATGAATAACTGAGGAATGATAAGGTGAAATTTGGTTTTGATATTGATGATACACTCATTAATTTACGGGAGCACGCCTTCCATCTCTATAATAAAAAATTAAATCAGGATGTGGGACTCGATGTCTTTCAAAACATTTCGCGTGTAGAAATCCATGAAGCATTTGGATTATCTGACAACGAGGGAAAAGAAATGTGGAACAGCTCATTGGAAGAAATATACTATACAGCATGCCCGATTTTCCCGGGTGCTGCAGAAGCATTACATGCACTTACCTTAGCAGGACATGAGGTTTACTATATTACCGCTAGACCAAAGGAACATGGTGAACGAACGAAAACCTGGATGAAACAGCAAGGCTTCCCTGTTGAGGACAGAAAATTTTTCTATGGCATGCAAGATGAAGATAAGCTGGATATCATCAAGCAGCTGGAACTCGATTATTATGTAGATGATAAACCTGCTGTGCTCGACACATTAGCAAACAGCTCTACCAAGGTCTATGTACGGGATCAAAGCTATAACCGTCACTTGCAGCATATTCCTAGAGTAGTTGATTGGACAGCTTTCGTAAATAGCATACTGAATAAAAATGAGTGAGCAGGCTTTTTAAATGTAGCCTGCTCACTCATTTTATAATTATAGCAATAAATTTATGATTACATTTCAAATGCAATATATTGCATATTCCAAAATGAGACAATTTCATGTATACTAATGTCTAAAGCTTTTATATTTCTTCTGGAAGGTGTGAACTGCATTGCCAATACCAACGAATCACTTAAAACCTGTTCGCTTATCTGCAAAGGAAAACGCATTCAACCAGCTTCAACAGTGGATTATTGATGGGACCTTACTTCCAGGTGAAAAATTAAATGACACGGAGCTCGCTAAAGCATTAGGTG
This region of Oceanobacillus sp. FSL K6-2867 genomic DNA includes:
- a CDS encoding DoxX family protein — translated: MVELRDSKYGKEVFIEENPLSRWMFSNTKSAWIWLILRVYIGYTWVASGFGKVTDDAWTGSNAGVALEGYMTGVMSLAEEGGVAGWYAWFLESVIIPNANIFSYVVAWGEFLVGIGLIVGFLTGIAAFFGALMNISFLLAGTVSSNPVMLLIAMLLVLAWKVAGWYGVDRWALPKLGTPWSIRRK
- a CDS encoding GTP cyclohydrolase II, producing the protein MGQINLESKAFSILKDKIELIRSEDRAIYLVGPIQLPVNLYGETVVFQWYCWLNCEDVTEDYQKIIDKLSTVNLAEFQQSSVLVYGDFKHADDALIRMHSICHTGDIFGSKRCDCGFQLKESMKKIKEHGTGALFYLANHEGRGIGLFSKAMAYVLQENGYDTVEANEQLGFVNDSRNYDDAIRVLKTLRTKPVTLITNNPLKLEALENAGMHVSGRTPLWGDVSEYNEKYLQTKITKSGHLKEERTCLND
- the ribD gene encoding bifunctional diaminohydroxyphosphoribosylaminopyrimidine deaminase/5-amino-6-(5-phosphoribosylamino)uracil reductase RibD; protein product: MTSDAFYMDLALKNAQAMKGQTDPNPLVGSVIVNDNRIVGVGAHLKAGEAHAEINALRMAGDKAKGGTIYVTLEPCSHHGRTGPCAVAIAEAGIKKVVIATLDPNPIVAGNGVKILEDAGIEVVTGVMEDEARKMNEVFNKYIVTKKPFVTLKAGITLDGKVASHTFSSKWITSEESRQDVHQLRSENMAILVGINTVLKDDPALTARIQNGRNPIRVIMDSNLRIPLEAQVITDKKAETIIFTSQSYDKVKRRMLEDLNIIVAETSDAEHVNPLEVVSALGEKGISSLFIEGGGNINATFLENKLVDKVILYFAPKLIGGKNAPTFLEGAGIDQMTDAIDLIDTDIQRIGQDFKFIGYPNYDNE